DNA sequence from the Ochotona princeps isolate mOchPri1 chromosome 5, mOchPri1.hap1, whole genome shotgun sequence genome:
AACCCACAGCAAAGGCGGCTACAGCCCCTGAAAAGGAAGCAAGAGAACATCAGACATGACTTCACATCCAAGAAGAACAGCATGCTGTCTTCGAAACTCATGGCTAGGGTAATTCTGTAAGAGGAGTATTGCTTTCGCGAAAACTGTGTGACCAACTTTGACGCAAATTTATCCTTTTCCAgtcgtgggtttttttttttctggcttcccTTTTCACTTCCTAATCTTGCAGTCACTTGATTCGCCATCACATTTCTCATCTAGTGTTAGCTGAATGACAGGAATCATACTACGTGGAGAAGCAGAAAGTTCCTACACGGTGGTGTGGGGAGGATGATGCTTGAATCCAGTTAAACACACAGCATGCAGTGTGAGGATGGCTGGCACAACTGCTCTGAGCACACCTCCTTCCCAGTGGCCTCCTTTGTCGTCAGGCAAGCTTTCCCCCGCACTGCGCAGTCAGCTGTGCTGCTCATTGCTAATCCTtattcctctttgtcttccttttAATTCCCACCTTAAGGGCTTCCAGACCTGACCTGATTTCTTGTGTTATCAGATGAGATTTCTGTTGACTTGTAGAGTTTAAGAGGCTCCATAATTGACAgcaattatttcaaattattgGCAGCTGGTGAATTAAGACTCTCATAAGTGACGTAAGTACCATGACTACAAAGGATTTGAAAAATTTTCCCCCAAAACTTGGAAAGTGCATTCCATTCAGCAAGTGAATTTAGCTTGGTCCTGGCTTCCGGGAGTTCAACTGAGGCCTTCTGAGAGAGAGTGATCAAACATGGGCCTTGAGGGTTTTCTGAAACTTTTGTGTAAATGAGGGTGTATAAAAGTCTGACTTCCTAGAAAAGATATCTTCAAAGTCTCAGTTAGGTTCCCATGTACCAggatataaatatttattctagGATACACTTCAAAGGAAGAGTTTCCTCTGTGATTAGCATTCAGGTATATGAGCCAGACCAATCCTTTAGCAGAGACTCTTCCAGTGAGAACCCGGAAACACTGAATGCATTTTCTAAAGTAATTAACAAAAACTcctgtttatctatttttatattaGGTGCATTCCtgaaagaaaaaagtacaataatgcttgttaaaatgaaaaaagtggAGTCTACAGAATTCTTTGCTGTaggttagctaatcctcccctggcaataactaggatcccatatggctgctggctcatgtcctagttggtccactttccacccagctccctgctaaagtgcctgggaaagcaacagagcatggcaCAGAACCTCTAagccctgcatccacttgggaggcctggaagaagctcctggctcctggctcctggctcctggctccagaacggctcagctctagccattgtggtaatttagacagtaaaccagtggatggaagatctttatctcagtctatccttctctctgtaagcctgtctttccaataaaaataaatggatcttttatttaaaaaaatgtggaatcTTAGAGATTTGACTAGAATCATGTTGTGTGATTCATGCTGAATTTGAGTTAGTTATGCACATTAGGTAAATGATCACACTGTTCTTACTCATCCAGAGCCTTCCATTCCTGGAGAAGATTAAGTTTGAGAGAGCAGTTCCCACCAGGCAGACATTTGGTATCTGCAGAAATGGACTTAAAAGGAAGCCCATCAAAAGAAGAGCAGTGACACTCACCTCCAAATGTTGCAATAGCTTCTACTGCCCCATTATAGACGGAAGAATCTTGGGAAGGTTTCTTGTAATCCCATAAGATTTGAACATAGTTCAAAACCTGGTTAAAACCTGCAGTGGAAAAGGCCCACCAGAAAGACCAGTAAAAAAGACGTTTTGAGGAGTAACATTCCTTCAAGTCCTGGAACCACTGCACGAAAACCTCCAAAGCCACGTTTCTGGGGCTGCTGACCTGGCCATCGTCCTGGTTCCCTGAAGTCACTGAGAGTGTTTCCAAAGTGAGATTCTTCTCCTTGCAGCCTGGAGTGTCATTCTGAGGAGCTTCTTCTAATATCGTGTCCATGCGTGGTGACTCCTTTATCTCCTTGCTGGGTTTTGCATGAAAGAACATGCTTTTCTTGGGCATCGGTAGAAAAAGTGAGCAAATGAAAGCCACAGAGACGGAGATCATGCTTATGACATTGAGGTAGAAGTATGACACGTTGCTCAGGGAGACCAacatctggcccagcactgaggcTATGGTGTAGGACACGAGAGTGATGCTCCTGCAGTAGCTGCTGACCCTTTGATAGTGCTCGAGGCTGACCACACTGTAGATGTAGGCGTAGTAGGCCACCTCGGTGGCCGTGACCATCCCATAGAAGAACTCAACAGCCTGCATGGCCATCACGCCTCGGCCAaacaagagcagcagccaggtgaTGATGAAGCTGATCCCTTGCAAGATGATGACCGGCTTATAGCGGACGTAATCGGTAAGGACGAACACGGGGAGCAGCAGCACCAGGTAAGAGTAGGTCCAAACAGGAAGGATCTTATTTGTGATCTGTGAAGTTGACAAACAACGTGACCACCGACACATGACCAAGAAACACTTGGCTTTCTACCGCAGCACACATCTTTATGACAGAAGCATGTGACTGGAAGCTGAGTTTCAAAGAAACCACTCAGATAGCCTCCTTTCCCatcaagaacaaacaaacaacacaacaacaaaaaacccagaaatgTAAATACTTACATTTATCTCAGTAGAATTTTTAGGTCAGCGTATATCTGAACAATGTTAAGTTTAGAACAGTACATAAAGAAGTTGAAAACAAAACTATGCAGATAGTTTTTGGGTTTTCAGGTTCTTAAAATGCCACCTCTTGTTTAAAGATTAACATCATATCAAAAGGTTACAATGTTAAGAGAGTGatgcattttatctttatttgatcTTTCCTTTTGTCAAATATTTCAGCCCTTTCGAagtctgtatacacacacatcagaAGATGGGAAAAGAATAAATGACTTTGCAGATCAAGGAATGGGAATAAACAAGCAGACAAATAAACTTCCTAAGCTTCCGATTCTTCCCCCCCAATTGATTTGAACATTCCAATGCAAATCTGGTCTCATGTATTAATGAAAAATGCAAGAGAcctcaaattttaaatttatttttattggaaagtaagatcacagacaagaggagagacagagaggaagatattccatctgctgattcactccccaagtggccacaatggctggagctgagccaattcgaagccaggagcctcttctgggtctctcacatgagtgcagggtcccaacactttgggccatactctactgctttccctggccacaagcagggcgctggatgggaagcagggctgcctggattagaaccagtgcccatatgggatccagggcgtgcaaggtgaggactttagccactagactaccacaccaagCCAGAGACcttaaattttaaacattcaaGGAAGTTGTCGATGATGTTTGGAGACGTAATGCATGAGTGTAGCTTTCAAGATCACTTCACTCTTCAGTCTTAATGAACATTTGGGTCCACTAAGGTCACTGCAGAAAGAGGACGCTAACGAAAACCAGTGCCAACTGCGCTGCTGCTTTGATTAAGGATGTATTAGGTGGCCCCCAAGTGGGGTAGCCGAGTTGACTCTGGACCCACATCTCTCTCTTGTTGCCATTCTTAGGACACATTTCCAAATGGGAAACTCTGAAACACAATTGCCTTGTGACATTACACCACAGAACGAGCTTGTCTTCTGGATCTTTCTATCTCATCATCACATAATCTAGTTCCAATTAGaagtcaggaaacacttcagtaACAGCATGAATGATTTGTGGACtcttcatgaaggacatccattgtaaaactagaggggaaatcaatggagcAGGGGGAATGACCTtggggaagggaatgggcaacccagagcctatggaactatatcataaagcaaaataaaatatttttaaatgttaaaaaaaagaagtctagATGAAGCCACCCACTgtgtactgtatttttatttcagcTACCCATTTTTAAGAGTAGTTGGAAATGTTACATGAAGATGAAAATCCAACTCATTGAATGAGATCAGTGTGTTCATTGTACGTAAAGTTGAATGAAGCCCTGACTATGTCCATGTTCTGATCAAATTAAACCACCCAAAGATAGGTATGTTTAATAACTTACCTCTGTGCTTGTCAGATTTTTATTTGGTTCAGATAAATAAGGGATGAGGAAGGGCTCTGAAGGTCTCATCATGGAGAAAAAGCCAAATAAACAGAGGACCACAGTGGGATAAATCCAGGAATTGCTTGGTGACATCCTGAAACAGTCCATGACTGACCAAATGGAAGCAAAGCAAAaagtaagtgtttttttttttttaaatttgctatctCAGATGTAATGAAAACATAATATTTCTAGATCTGACTGTCTCAAACATTTACAGGTTaacaagcaaaaagcaaataGCAGATACACTACTCTCAAATATTCCAAATAAGATGGCCACATTCTTCTTTGTCAGTGAATTTCTTGTTGATTATTGCTAGGACACAAGAGAAGTATATCCTCAATGATAAATTAGCGATCAGAACTTGATTACTTCCAATGAGACCAATAGCTATAAGCATCTCCACCAGGTGATGCGATGACATTGGCAGAACCTGGAttgtcccattttacagatgagccaCCGAACTGCAAGACACTTGTAGAAAAATCCAGGCCTCTCTGTCCTCTAACTGATGCAAGCAGGAGGCGAAACACACTCAGAAACCAGGCAACACTTGGTATCAGGGGAGGGGCTTGAGTTCCATTCTCTTTGTTGCATGAGACTCTCTTCCCCAATTCCTGCTACAGCTTGCAATATAGGCAGCCCATATCTGAGTGCTACTTGGAGTCCTGGAGGCATTGATtgtgatccagttgcctgctgatGTACGTGGGAAAGCTGTGGATGATGACCGTAGTATTTGGTCCCTTGTTACCTATGTGGATGACCAAGATAGAGTTCCTGACTCTGGGCTTTGGTCTGATCAAGTTCTGAATTtttgagttaactgaggaatgaaGAATgtatggaagctctctgtctcctccctctgtcactctgtctttcaagcaacAGATGCATCTGTTTTTAAAGTCATCCTTACagttaaaaaattctttaataaTTAATACTTCCTCAGTGTTTAATGCCGAGGCACAAATGGTCCTAGATGCCTTCAGAACCCAGCTGCCAAGAGCAATGGCCTTATATACCAAAGCCTATTCCTTTCTGATGGCTTTATACTTGGAAGTTTATGCCTTTCTTCGGAATCCTATCAAAAAATCTCATATTTAGGTCTTTCTTATTTCTATTGGTGTTAACTTTGATTATAAAATTAGCCAACATTTCATTTGATGAAATAGAATAAGACTCCCTACTTTCAGACTTTTCTGAAACGCAAATGATTCATGAAGTTTATAAGTAAAAAAATTCCCTTGAATGTCACTGCTAAAGTAATCCAATCTAGTTTCCCTAGAATTTTGAACTAAGTGACTTAGATTATTAGAAAAACAGTTATGCTTGTGGAATAAATCTGCAGTGTTGAGAGAAAAAAGAtggtgaaatagggtaaggacacatttatttAAGCAGATGAAGAaccattagccagggtgaagcagagagggcatgattccagaaaataggagaggacaggctgacagcagaggatacctggagacctgtggacatggggaagcGGCAGAGACCGCGAGGTATTTTGCAATGACCAGATACCGCAGCAACCGTCAGCAATTGGAAATTGGAGCTCCACCAGGGgacaggtgggaagggaaattcacggggaactcaggaggtgaacctagCCATAGGACTGCCCATCCTACAGGAGATGCACACAACTCAAaataggattgaccaaaagtgatctttgcTGCAACACATGAAAATTAAACTCTCCtcaattaacatatagaggaacctCGATCAGACTCATTTGCTGACCTCTCAGGAAAACAGGCCAGAAGGGAATGGAGTTACatacaaaaaaaatagaaaaacaataggaaaaaaaaatcattagcccAGAATAACTAAcccagaaaaattttattttgtccttgaaaatgaaataaaatcttccacagtaaagaaaagctgaaagaattcactcttccagacctgcctacaaatgatacttaaagatgttctattgacagagaaaaggaatagcacttaAGAAAACCAAACCAATACAACGACAGGCGagcaaatcaaacaatgaacaaccaattgctaaaatgacaagaataAATTACTACCTATCCGTACAAACTTTGAATATAAACGACCTAAACTTATCAGTCAAGCATCATAGATGAGCAGACTAgatcaaaaaaaccaaaactcatTGCTATCTGTTGCctagaagagacacatctcaccaacaaagatatgcagaaactaaaagtaaaagaatggaaaaagatactccaggctaatggaaaggaaaaccgAGCTGCTGTATCCATTCTTAAATCAGAAAATACAGACTTCGACTTGAATAATATTAAAAGAGAATTTCCAGTCTTTCCATTGACCTTCTCTGTTTTCGTACGAGGGACCACTActttgtagtatgtcttgaagtctgcaATTGTGTTTCTTCCAGCTTCATTTTTATCATCTTATTAGtttcttaggatttttttttccatttctaatttttcttgtttttttttcgtcttgcttttctttgctattctggctaaaagtttgttttgctcatcttaaaaaaatggctctttcttgttccaatttgaatttttaaatttcaattccatttatctttcttgtgtttttaaaaataatttcttgcatGATTAGATCATTTGCTTGAGATGTTCCTATTTTTTGTCAACACCTAATGTtataatgttctttttctttctgttgttgatttattttttgacttTTCATATAAGGTGATGTACAgtaactttgtaataataaagactatcatatccagatttgaagatacaatacagtctGAATCTctctccaaatcaaagatggactctcaattaaactattaaatatattttgacaataggatgctggattctctgccactatccatgcctacaatgtcaggatacacttaaatagcagaatgatgcactTTTATATATgcaggattatactattgtaataatgtattCAAAATCAATGGACTGGAGGAGAtttggagagggggaggggaactttatcataaaataataaaataaattttaaaaagaaagaaaaaacaaaaagtaaaaatgattatGTCGATTCTGTTAAAAATTctgtaaaaacaataaataaaacaataaaaatttcctggggcccggcatggtggtccAGCAGCTaatgaacacaccaggatcccatatgggcgccgattctaatcccggcagccccgcttcccatccagctccctgcttgtggcctgagaaagcagtagaggatggcccaaagccttgggaccctgcacccgtgtgggagacctgggggaagctcctggctcctggctttggatcggcacagcagtggccattgcggtcacttgggaattgaatcatcagatggaagatcttcctctctgtctctcctcctctctgtatatctgaatttgcaataaataataaatatttaaaaatttttcctgaAATGGAATATTCTCCAAAAATTTCAACAAATTGGAAAAAGCTGAAGATATTCAAAGGGCTGCGATGACTAGCTCTGCTTTTGGTCAAAATCATTGCAAGGGCAGACAGGAGCAACTGTTAGAGCACATGCTAGGCCTTCTGTTTCATCAGATAGATCACATGCTATTCCTTTTTAACTGCAGGAGATATTTTCTGGTAGATTCATCATTCCCTCCCAACTCATGTCTGTTTTCAGTATGGCTGCAATTAGGTCAATCTAATATTAGCTGAATCAGGAGGAGCGTGTCTAGCAGAACTATAAAACTACAGCAAACAGCTTAGAAATTGAACCTTTCATGTCTAGTCATAAAGTGCTATGAAATGTCAATAAGTTGAGGTCAGCTAAGAGTTGGGAAAAATGTGTGCTTCAAGGAAAATGTAGGGATTGTAGAACCATTTTACAGCTCTGTAAATTGTACTAACTGATAACAATGTAAAATAAGTCTTATCCATAAAAATGTAACGAGGTTTATCAAGTAAGGGGCACGTGATAAGATTCACCCAATGTTGTGGCAGTTGGTTAAGTCACTGCACTGGACTCTGACATCCCCAGACTGGTGAATCTAGTGCTGGCCGCAGTACTTTGAATTTGGCTTCTGCCAATTCTCCTGGGAACGCAGTGAAAACTGGCCTTAGTAGCCCTGAACCTTCGTAGGAGACCTGaacggagctcctgactcctggctttgcctggccagGCCCCAGTTGCTGCAGAATTTCTTTCCCCTCTCAACCTTgttgctcagcctttcaaatagatacatttaataaataaatattcttttatgttATCTATCCACTCCTCCTCCATTAATATTCAATTTCAATACGCTTGATCTTTTTTCCGTTTTCAAGGCTACCGATATAAACTTTCTGCATTTGAGGTATTTTCTTTTGAGCTGAATGTAACAGCCTCACTGGTTTCCTCCTTACTAAGTTAAATGAGACTGCTATCgcatgtttatttttctatctgTATGTCTTAGTTTCAGTTT
Encoded proteins:
- the SLC19A3 gene encoding thiamine transporter 2 translates to MDCFRMSPSNSWIYPTVVLCLFGFFSMMRPSEPFLIPYLSEPNKNLTSTEITNKILPVWTYSYLVLLLPVFVLTDYVRYKPVIILQGISFIITWLLLLFGRGVMAMQAVEFFYGMVTATEVAYYAYIYSVVSLEHYQRVSSYCRSITLVSYTIASVLGQMLVSLSNVSYFYLNVISMISVSVAFICSLFLPMPKKSMFFHAKPSKEIKESPRMDTILEEAPQNDTPGCKEKNLTLETLSVTSGNQDDGQVSSPRNVALEVFVQWFQDLKECYSSKRLFYWSFWWAFSTAGFNQVLNYVQILWDYKKPSQDSSVYNGAVEAIATFGGAVAAFAVGYVKVNWDLVGELALAVFSAIGAGSLFAMRYTVDIWVCYAGYLIFKSSYMLLITIAVFQIAVNLSVERYALVFGINTFIALVIQTVMTVIVVDQRGLNLEVDIQFLVYGSYFAVIAGVFLMRSLYIIYSAKCRNQEVQSPATKENPGKAPAEGPSNDNIISTKF